The nucleotide sequence GTGAACCTTCCGGGCGTAGAACACCATCATGCTGCCCGCCCCGGCACCGGCACCGGCCGACGGGGGCAACCGCACCTGCAGCGACGAGCGGACCGCCCGCATGGCGCGGGGCTCGATGGTGGTCAGGGTGATCGGTTCCCCGGCCAGCCGCACGGTGACGGTCAGACCGAGGAACGAGGGGACCGCGCCGGTCAAGTCGTCGATCAGCACGGCCAGGATCGCCTGCAGGTGTTGACCGTCGCTCGGGATGACGACGACCGGGGTGGGCATCGTCATCGGGGTTGCCGATGACGATGGGGCGACGGTTGCGGGTTTGATCTTCGTGGTGGGCATCGTCAGTGTGACGAGCATCGGAAATGGACAACGGCCCTCCCGCCGAGTGTCCAGGAAGACCGATGCGGGAGGGCCGTGCTCGGATGCACGGAGGCACCCGTTGATCACGGTAGAGGTGGATCAGGTTCTGGTCGAGTCCCGGTTGGCGGCAGGTGGGGTGTCCTGCCCGACATGCCGGGGCGTGCTCGCGCCGTGGGGGTGGGCCCGGCCGCGTGGGGTTCGTGGCGTCGGTGAGCTGCGGCCCCGGCGGGCCCGCTGTTCGTCGTGCCTGATCACGCACGTGTTGCTGCCGGTCACGGTGCTGCTGCGGCGGGCCGACGCGGCCGCGGTGATCTGGGCCGCTCTGGTGGCGCGGGCGGCCGGGCGGGGGCACCGCACGATCGCCTTCCTGCTGGGGGTGCCGGCGTCCACGGTGCGGGGGTGGCTGCGCCGGATGCGCACCCGGTTGGCGTCGGTGCGGGTGCATTTCACGGTGGTCGCCCGCCGGGCCGGCGTCGACCAGAGCGCTCCGACCGGCACGGGCAGCGCCTGGAGGGACGTGGTGGCCGCGGTCGGCGCGGCCTGGGTGGCGGTCACGGCCCGGTTCGGGCCGGGTGGGTTGGTCGGCGCGGTGACGGTCGGGCAGGTCGCTGCCGCGTCGTCGGGTGGTCGGCTCCTTGCCCCGGGCTGGCCGGCGTCGACCGGTCCTTGTTGATCAACACGAGTTGCCCCTGACGCAGACCCGGCCGGGTCCGGGATCCTCGCCGAGGTCAATTGCCCGACAAACCCTGTCGGGTAACCGAAGCGACGACAAGGGGTTTGGTGAGCGGCGAGATGGACGCGTTCAAACGGCGGGAACGGGCGCAGCAGGTCGCGCTGTTCAGGTACCAGTTGATCTGCCCGGCGCTGGAGGCGGGCTTGTCGACCAAGCAACGCGGGAAGGTGGTCCGGGAGATCGCCGGCCGCACCCACGACGGCCCGTTCGGCGGCCGGGTGCGGTACTCGCGGGAGTCCCTGGACCGATGGCTGCGCCGGTACTGGGCCGGCGGGTTCGAGGCCCTGTCCCCGTCGACCCGGCAGCCGGGCACCCGGATCGACGCCCAGGTGTTTGAGCTGGCCGAA is from Actinomycetota bacterium and encodes:
- a CDS encoding ANTAR domain-containing protein, yielding MINGCLRASEHGPPASVFLDTRREGRCPFPMLVTLTMPTTKIKPATVAPSSSATPMTMPTPVVVIPSDGQHLQAILAVLIDDLTGAVPSFLGLTVTVRLAGEPITLTTIEPRAMRAVRSSLQVRLPPSAGAGAGAGSMMVFYARKVHAFAELAADARRLFGLADEVLVDRHLLGGDVTPGPSAATDPAQAAAVHRAVGWLIDHGLPPDAAAQELRRRAAATGRSLAAAAQALMKDSKAGDHPDNPAP
- a CDS encoding helix-turn-helix domain-containing protein — encoded protein: MITVEVDQVLVESRLAAGGVSCPTCRGVLAPWGWARPRGVRGVGELRPRRARCSSCLITHVLLPVTVLLRRADAAAVIWAALVARAAGRGHRTIAFLLGVPASTVRGWLRRMRTRLASVRVHFTVVARRAGVDQSAPTGTGSAWRDVVAAVGAAWVAVTARFGPGGLVGAVTVGQVAAASSGGRLLAPGWPASTGPC